One window of the Hemitrygon akajei unplaced genomic scaffold, sHemAka1.3 Scf000038, whole genome shotgun sequence genome contains the following:
- the LOC140720205 gene encoding LOW QUALITY PROTEIN: uncharacterized protein (The sequence of the model RefSeq protein was modified relative to this genomic sequence to represent the inferred CDS: inserted 1 base in 1 codon; substituted 1 base at 1 genomic stop codon), translating to MVGDGVGDDVLVFLTGVLFEGPEVENDRTKVRAGSRRVLIHRRLKRDRRTITVISSNTGAAPHDGPSPLPLSQPHDPYPAPEHAYRRMRILGPFNAAREGNGFTQSSQLNEQQRVHTEKRPFTCSDCGKRFTHSSYLHRHQRVHTGERPFTCSDCGKAFTQSNHLLQHQLVHTREMPFTSSDCEKGFTSXSQLKSHQRVHTGEKLFTCSECGKGFARSSVLKVHQRVHTSERPYICSECGKGFTHLSNLHRHQRVHTGEKPFTCSECGKGFARSSPLKSHQRVHTGEKPFTCSECGKGFVRSSELKVHQRVHTGERPFTCSECGKGFVRSSELKVHQRVHTGERPFTCSDCGKGFTHSSNLHSHQRVHTGEKPFTCSECGKGFIRSSQLLRHQQIHTGEKPFTCSECGKGFIRSSQLLRHQQIHTGEKPFICSECGKGFTHSSNLHSHQRVHTGEKPFTCSECGKRFAQSAQLKEHQRIHTGEKPFTCSECGKGFTQSAQLKLHQRVHTGEKPFTCSECGKGFARASVLKVHQRVHTGGRPFTCSDCGKGFAHSSNLHRHQRIHTGEKPFTCSECGKVFAQSSELKSHQRVHTGEKPFTCSECGKGFVRSFELKLHQRVHTSERLYICSECGKGFTHLSNLHRHQRVHTGEKPFTCSECGKGFARSSQLKSHQRVHTGEKPFTCSECGKGFVRSSELKVHQRVHTGEKPFTCSECGKGFVQSSELKSHQRVHTGEKPFTCSECGKGFVRSSELKVHQRVHTGERPFTCSDCGKGFTHSSNLHSHQRVHTGEKPFTCSECGKRFAQSAQLKEHQRIHTGEKPFTCSECGKGFTQSAQLKLHQRVHTGEKPFTCSECGKGFIRSSQLLRHQXIHTGEKPFICSECGKGFTHSSNLHSHQRVHTGEKPFTCSECGKRFAQSAQLKDHQRIHTGEKPFTCSECGKGFTQSAQLKLHQRVHTGEKPFTCSECGKGFIRSSQLLRHQQIHTGEKPFICSECGKGFTDSVHLKEHQFVHTVERPFTCSDCGRGFTRRFSLLTHQLDHSEEKPFTCSECGKGFAQSSQLKLHQRVHTGERPFICSECGKGFSRSSQLLRHQRIHTGEKPFICPECGKGFTDSAQLKENQLVHTGEKSF from the exons CCCGGAGGTCGAAAACGACCGGACAAAGGTAAGAGCGGGTTCCAGGCGGGTTCTAATTCACCGGCGTCTGAAACGCGACCGAAGGACAATTACTGTGATTTCCAGCAACACTGGTGCTGCACCCCACGACGGTCCTAGTCCTCTCCCGCTGTcgcagccccacgatccgtacccggCCCCAGAGCATGCTTACCGGCGCATGCGCATTCTTGGGCCTTTCAATGCGGCCAGggag GGGAACGggttcactcaatcatctcaactgaatgaacagcagcgagttcacactgagaagaggccattcacctgctcggactgtgggaagagattcactcactcatcctacctacatagacaccagcgagttcacactggggagaggccattcacctgctcagactgtgggaaggcattcactcagTCAAATCACCTGCTGCaacatcagttagttcacactagggagatgccattcacaagctcagactgtgagaagggattcacca catctcaactgaagtcacatcagcgagtccacactggggagaagctgttcacttgctctgaatgtgggaaaggattcgctcggtcatctgtactgaaggtacatcagcgagttcacactagtgAGAGGCCGTACATctgctctgagtgtgggaagggattcactcacttgtccaacctacacagacaccagcgagtccacactggggagaagccgttcacttgctctgaatgtgggaaaggatttgctcggtcatctccactgaagtcacatcagcgagttcatactggggagaagccattcacctgctctgaatgtgggaaaggatttgttcggtcatctgaactgaaggtacatcagcgagttcacactggggagaggccgttcacctgctctgagtgtgggaagggatttgttcggtcatctgaactgaaggtacatcagcgagttcacactggggagaggccgttcacctgctctgactgtgggaagggattcactcactcgtccaacctacacagccaccagcgagttcacactggggagaagccgttcacatgctctgaatgtgggaaaggattcattcgttcatctcaactcctgagacaccagcaaattcacactggggagaaaccattcacttgctcagaatgtgggaaaggattcattcgttcatctcaactcctgagacaccagcaaattcacactggggagaaaccattcatctgctcagaatgtgggaagggattcactcactcgtccaacctacacagccaccagcgagttcacactggggagaagccgttcacatgctctgaatgtgggaaacgattcgcccagtcagctcaactgaaggagcatcagcgaatccacactggagagaagccgttcacatgctctgaatgtgggaaaggattcacccagtcagctcaactgaagttacatcagagagtccacaccggggagaagccgttcacatgctctgaatgtgggaaaggattcgctCGGGCATctgtactgaaggtacatcagcgagttcacactggggggaggccgttcacctgctcagactgtgggaagggatttgctcaCTCGTCCAACCTGCacagacaccagcgaattcacactggggagaagccgttcacttgctctgaatgtgggaaggtatttgctcagtcatctgaactgaagtcccatcagcgagttcatactggggagaagccgttcacctgctctgaatgtgggaaaggatttgttcggtcatttgaactgaagttacatcagcgagttcacactagtgAGAGGCTGTACATctgctctgagtgtgggaagggattcactcacttgtccaacctacacagacaccagcgagtccacactggggagaagccgttcacttgctctgaatgtgggaaaggatttgctcggtcatctcaactgaagtcacatcagcgagttcatactggggagaagccattcacctgctctgaatgtgggaaaggatttgttcggtcatctgaactgaaggtacatcagcgagttcacactggggagaagccgttcacctgctctgagtgtgggaagggatttgttcagtcatctgaactgaagtcccatcagcgagttcatactggggagaagccgttcacctgctctgaatgtgggaaaggatttgttcggtcatctgaactgaaggtacatcagcgagttcacactggggagaggccgttcacctgctctgactgtgggaagggattcactcactcgtccaacctacacagccaccagcgagttcacactggggagaagccgttcacatgctctgaatgtgggaaacgattcgcccagtcagctcaactgaaggagcatcagcgaatccacactggagagaagccgttcacatgctctgaatgtgggaaaggattcacccagtcagctcaactgaagttacatcagagagtccacaccggggagaagccgttcacttgctcagaatgtgggaaaggattcattcgttcatctcaactcctgagacaccagtaaattcacactggggagaaaccattcatctgctcagaatgtgggaagggattcactcactcgtccaacctacacagccaccagcgagttcacactggggagaagccgttcacatgctctgaatgtgggaaacgattcgcccagtcagctcaactgaaggatcatcagcgaatccacactggagagaagccgttcacatgctctgaatgtgggaaaggattcacccagtcagctcaactgaagttacatcagagagtccacaccggggagaagccgttcacttgctcagaatgtgggaaaggattcattcgttcatctcaactcttgagacaccagcaaattcacactggggagaaaccattcatctgctcagaatgtgggaagggattcactgattcagttcatctgaaagaacatcagtttgttcacactgtggagaggccgttcacctgctcagactgtgggagaggATTCACTCGGCGTTTTAGTCTATTAACGCACCAGTTAGATCACAGTGAGGAgaaaccattcacatgctctgaatgtgggaagggattcgctcagtcatctcaactgaagttacatcagcgagtccacactggggagaggccattcatctgctctgaatgtgggaaaggattcagtcgtTCTTCTCAGCTCTtgagacaccagcgaattcacactggggagaagccattcatctgcccagaatgtgggaagggattcactgattcagctcagctgaaagaaaatcagcttgttcacactggggagaaatcATTCTGA